TATGGTGACATATATATAACTAGACACACTTACATGAACCCAAAGCTACAACTAATTTAAATATAGTCACATTATCCATAACTTAATGAGGCTTGTCTATGGCAACCCAAAGCTACAACTAATTTAAATATAGTCACATATATATACCTAATAtagtcacatatatataactAGACACACTTACATGAACCCAAAGCTATAACTAGACATTCTTCAGCTCACTGGATTCACTGACCCTGTTTATGCTGAAATAATAACCCAATTTAGACCTGTCTTAATGTGACTGGGAAACTGTCATTTGTTTCCTTCATGGAAACCAGAGACATGTGATTCATCCGAAAATGATTGAATCACAGTTAGAGTACTACTCATTACTCACTAACTTTTGGAGTTTTTTTGCTTAGGCTATAAATAATCAGTTGTGTTGTGTCCATACAGGATGGCTCTATTTTGTCTCAGGTCAAGCCACACAACCTGCTAAAATAATCACAGGATGGCTCTGTTTTGCCTCAGGAAATTTTTCCCATTCATAAAACACACAAACACCACCATGTCTTGAAGCTACAAACCATTGGACGGACCTATGTTTAATTGCATGCACAATATCACAAAGCTTAGCTAGGAACAAAGATATAAGCTAATAAAAGAACTTACATTTGATGAACCCAAAATGTTAGCCACTTCCTGAGGAATGCTTCCTTCTTTCATCATAAGATAAGCTTTAAATGCACTTTCCAACTTTGTGTACTCTCCTTGCCAGTAATTAGACGATGATGTAGACGGAACAGTCGAAGAATTACTTAAATGTGATAGTCGGACTACGTTGCTTGTAAATGTATTTGTAGGAGTTGCTGCCATACCCAAACATCGCATTCTTCCAGGATGCTCAGGCCCAAGCACTCTACCGACAACATCATTAGGAGAAATTACAGATTCATCAACACTGCTTTGAGTCAAACCCACTTCAATTTGTTCCTATTAGCATATACAAGATCACCAAGTCAAAGAATAATATAGTTAAAATACATGCATCCAAAACAataattattcaatttaaaCTTACCACTGTACTCTTTGCTGCATCATTTACTACTGACCCATccttttttttatgggtttcaATATACAATTTTCCACGGCTAGGCTTCTCTCCAGTTTCCAAAAACTAAAACagaaaatatgtcaaaattGGTAGTAAAttatatttggtaaaaatatgAAGTTAATTTAGTAAAACTACCATCTCATGTCTTTTTCTCGAAAGAGGTTTAGAACCACCAGTATGAGGGATCACTTGTTTGCTTcgattttctttattttttctacaACGCTCctattaaaaacaaatacaagttaaataattaatcatatGATTAACAACAAGCATAATGTATGTTTGATTAAAGTCGCGATATGatcaaaataatcaagttttacCTGCGTTTCTGGTTTCAAACGGTAGTTAACAAAATGAGCCCATTGAATTGGGTCTATACCTTTAGGAACATTACTTATGATTTCATCTCGGGATTTTGATGGATCATAGAAGGTAACCCACAAATTTTGTCTATGTGTAGCCCACTTCTTTGAAATGCTAAGCTTGCAATATCTCTTTGCAAGAGCTTCAGTAGTCATAAATTTAAATCGAggcttcaaaataaataaaacaaattcagATTCTAGgcatttaaataattattttaaaataatgtaAATGAAAAGATATAAATGTATATTATTAATACCTCCAAGATGTCTCCAAAGCATTCATCAAAAAACTTAGGTGGCATGCCTGTATGTTTTCCAGACCACCTTTCAAAATTAATTGGAAAGAAATTGGAGTTAATTGCTAATGTTCCCATATATCCCGCAAGCAAGCCTTGTGCTTCACCGTATGCAGCACCTTGCTCATCAAAGTGAACAATTACCCGTTCCCCAGTAGGTAAGTCATTCACTTGCCAATACTTAAGTCTTAACTTTTTCGTAGCTCCTTGTGTGTCTagcaataaaataatttaatttttaagaatatCATTAAGCTTAAAACAAATGGAAAATGCATCATTTACAACTTTCTATTTCCATCCAATGAGTGCATATTTTTCAAACTATCAAAgagtcaaaaaataattttttatacatgCAAAAATAAAGTAAGAATTAGCAGGCAGTATATCTATTGACTCTGCACTCAATGAGATCAAATGTCATTTGACTAAACATAATATAACAACAGTAATGGTAAAAGTTTTTCCCCCTTGttgaaaaataacataaatatctaaatcaattttttgaaattaaaaaaatataacaaatgaataaaatataatatatgtacGTACCTATTGCTTCAACCGTCCACCATTCTGCAGATTCGCGCCCAACATATTGCCTAGGTGTTGGACCTTGAGGTGCAGCTTGATGCAGAGCTACCGGTGTTGGTCCTGGATGTGTAGCTTGATGCGGAGCTACTGGGGTTGATCCTTGAGGTGGAGCTTTTTGATGGTTTTCTTTGCCTCGTAAAGTGAATGAGGTAACTTTGCTTGTTCAAATGCATCTTTCAACAAATCTAATATCATAGTCATTGCTTTGTCACTTAATCCACACAAGACctttatatgatataatttgATTAAGAATTCAAGTTTTGTGTACTTGCTTCCTTCTTGCAATATTTGACTCCCATCATTGAGAAACTCACGAAAACCACTACCATTATCGCTTGTCCCTTCCCCTGTGGCTATCGGGTCTGATTCATCTAAATTAGCTGCATCTTGCCTATAGTTACCAAACGCATCATTGACCATTATTTCAATCAGATTTTCTGAATGAGATGCTTCTTGCACAAAGTCTTCATTTCTAGAAGACTCTGGAACTCTTTTCTCACCATGAAGAGTCCATATGACATAGTTTTTAGGGAAAGGTTTGTAAAGTAAATGATCCCTAACTACACTCCTAGTTTGCGGTGTCAAAAACTTGCACATTGGGCATGGACAATATATTGTATTTCCAACAACCGCATTCTTAAATGCAAAATCTAAGAATTTATCTAAACCAATTTCGTATTCAGGTGAAGTATGCAGCTTAGAAATCCAAGACTTATCAATATTCATGATACCTGAACAAGTTTGCAAtgataattcataaaattagaaatccaagactaaataattatttttcaaaactaTAGTTACTTATGTAAAACTGTACATATGCCttatatatgagtttaaataaGATTACTGAtggaattttatttaaaaacccATTAATGTTGTCATGAGTTTGATCATGTGAATGGTGTTTGCTTAAAATATGTTTATTTGTTGATTTTGATATCTTGTATGTTCTGTTTTAAAACGATGACACTAAAATAGAAGATTCTTTGTAGGTTAAACTCACATGATAAGAGTTAAAGTCTCTATTAGAGAGAATTGagatttcatctcttttgaATTTTGTAACTGTATTTCTTGTTAATAAAGAATCTATTTACACAGACTGAGGGATTATCCTACACCCCTGTAAGGTTGTAACTAACTGACTGAGCAGTGTTTAACTGCTCCTATCATTAGCAAAAGGATATGCAACATCTAAGGATAGTTGTGGTGCCTCTATTGAGGTTTATGAGGGTGAGCAAGTGTTGCAGACAACAATCTGCTTGGTTCTTTTATTCTAAGATGAGAGATTCCTAAGAAAGGCTAAGGTAATGAATGAATTAGATGACTGCATCTACAAGCTGACGAATGCTCTAAAGAATGAGGATGTTAAATCAAACCTATCATCTCAAAAAGTTAAAAAGATCAATCTTGCAATTACAAAGGCTACAAACTTGCTTGATAAGAACAAGCACCAGAATGAACTATATGTTCTAGAAAATCATTTGAAGGGGCTTGAAAGTATGTTGGAAGACATTGAAATCAAGAATGGCTAGTTTTCTTGTAACCTGGTTTTATCCAAAAAGGGCAAGATACTCAATTAGTGGCCTAAATTTGACACAATATATGCTATAAGGATTCTCTATGCCAAAACATAGATTGATTGAGCTTTGACCTTTGGGAATGAGAAGGGTtcaaagggtttttttttttagaagctAAAGATTTATTAATAAAGCCCACAAGCACAAGAAGTGCTACATGGGTTAGAAACATACAATGGAACAACTAAGTCCATGAGGCACTACagaaaaaaccaaaaccaaCAGGGCAGTAAGTGAGAGCTGCAACAACTAGTCCTAAACTATAgcagaaaaatataaaaaacagtTACAGCAAGAAAAACACAGAAAGGGAAaaaagagtgatttttttttcctcatagTTACCTAATAATTTAAGGAAAACCAACCATTAAGAACTTTGATCAAACAGTTGACATGCACtcaataaaactaaaaaataagtgacaATGATTACCTCAAATGATTCTTTCTTGTTGTTACTCCCTTCCTCTAACAATCAACTTTCAATCAACCAACACTATATGCACTTATTCGTCTAACCAGTCTACAAAAAGAACACAAAAAACATTTCAAATCTTTTCAATGACAAATCAATTCATACGAAGAAGGAAATCCTAAGTAGATAAATCATTAAAACCCTAAGTAGAGAAATTATAGAAATCCTAACGAAATTTATTGAAACCAAATAGAAATCATAAATTGAAAAGGAATTGAGgttaacaaaatcaaacaacagTGTTGCGTTTCCTTTTCTAACGAAATCGAACAACAGTGTTGAGTTTCCTTTTCTAACGAAATTGAACCTGGAAGAGTACTGTGAGCAGGGAGTGAAAACAATTGAACCTGGAACTGATTACTAACCATGAAGCGGCGCCGACCGAAAGACTTTTGAGGAGCGGTTGTTCTTCTGCGTGTTACTAACAACAatgttctcttttttttttgtttttctttttgtggtttagaaaaatataatgaaaaaaaaaacgtgggaaaacaaatgaaaataaaaaagagggaaaataaaaataaaaaacaaaaaagcgCCAGAGGGAAAATGTATAGAGCGGGGAGTGAAAAGAATTGGAATTAATTGGAAGTATACTGCGGGGGTTCTGGAAAACCTCCAGTAACAAATTGCCAGTAAAAGGTAAATTTGCGCGCGTGTCACTTTTGTAGTATTCTGCGGGGGTTTGGAGAAACCCCCACTAAAAAACCGCCGCAAACAGGCGAATTTTTTTGTAGTGATAgatagtggatgagtaaaaatacggcgcgcgagaattattatataaatatatataatataagtagcggatgagtaaaaataagacgcgcgagaattattaatccTAATTATAATGATGAGTTTGAacactaaaagtaaaataaaaaataaatcgggCCGACCCGAAAGCCCGAcaacccgtaccgggccgggcttGGGCACTAATTTTagtagcccgttttttatccaggctttttagcccggccagACGAAACTCAAAGCGCGACCGGGTTGGCCTTAAATGAGCCGGGctgcccgttttgacagctctagatATAGGGAGTATATTCTTTTAAATCCATTgtaaaatcattaattaattattatgatataaAAGTATATATccattcaaatttaattaagtaatttattgtaactaagttttttttaccaaacaataAATGTATTGTAAAAAGTAATTTACACATTCAATGCATGAAGATTGTTTTtctaatttagtaaaaaaaaaaagtcaaagcaACCAACACAGTGTGGCACAAGTGGTTGATACTTGGGtctcttaaccatttgatcttgGGTTTGATCTCCGAtcggtgcgtatggagaaatatttgttgggagaggtcaaccccttaaatggatcgGTTGCCTCGAGGAGATTAGTCTCTACAGTTGCGCGAAGaggatacctttggtttaccaaaaaaaaagttgtagcATTTGTCTAACACACGAACATGGCTAATTTTTTGGCTCATCGACTGGAAACAGCTATGAATTAGTaacaaaaactgaaaaattgCACAAACATAAAAGTATGTGCACATTATAAGTGAACGTTAGCACAGTCAATAAAATTTTCCACGTAATTGTTTGTAAGATTCACTTTTTTCCATCAGTAAGTGTGACATTCACTCTCCGGCGTGTGAGagtaacaaacaaaataaagaatttttattttattttatttctttctatCACCTTCATTCTTCTTCACAGTTGAACCTTTTCTCGCTTTTCTctataaaaattgaatctttcCTCTTCTTTCTCTATGAAAAGAGAGAAAGTTTAACTAAttcgatattttttataaaataataaagggTGACAtaatttttggttttaatataatttacaATTGACTATCAAAGTTTTACGCAATACATATATTATTCCTTGAAAATTGAGAAGCAGATGACTCAACTGTTTACCTTGTCATGAATGTTAGTGAGATAGTTGTTTGGAAATTGTGAAATTAATTTTGACTTGTAGTTTTCCTTTCCACGTTGAGCTAGTTGTGCCACATATGTTATTCAGATAGTTGTTCTGGAAGTGTGGCGTAATTTATGACTTTAATGTAATTTGCAACTGATGTTATTCGGATAGATGTTCTGATATTAGGGCGTAATTTACGACTTTAATTGCAACTGATTATTCAAGTTTTATGCAACATAGACAATGCTTCTTGGAGATTGAGAAACAAGTGGTCCAACTGTTTATCTTCTCATACATGTTTTTACGACAAGTATTCAAAAACAGTGACATAATTTATGACTTCGATGTGATTCACAGTCCGTCATTCAATCTCTTTGGAATGCATATATTTATTGTAAATTGTTAAAAGGTGgcccaattatttattttttcgtgTATGGTAATGAGATAACTATTCGAAGTGAGACTCAACATATTCACATATGTTTGAACTTAGAACATCatcgtcccaaattataagaaagaaaaaagtcatACTTATAAGGAAAAacctaaatataataatttttttttttgtagtttccTTGAAATAAGTTGCATGGAAAGgtgttaaaataattttgattggttattgcttatggaaaaaataagagagagagagagagagagagagagagagagagagaattaaATGCAGTTGCATTTAATTTCAAGagaataagcaaaaaaaattctgaaaagaaaaaaaatgtagtacctctgtccctaattataggatcatgtttgacaaaaatgtact
This portion of the Trifolium pratense cultivar HEN17-A07 linkage group LG3, ARS_RC_1.1, whole genome shotgun sequence genome encodes:
- the LOC123916292 gene encoding uncharacterized protein LOC123916292 — protein: MGTLAINSNFFPINFERWSGKHTGMPPKFFDECFGDILEPRFKFMTTEALAKRYCKLSISKKWATHRQNLWVTFYDPSKSRDEIISNVPKGIDPIQWAHFVNYRLKPETQERCRKNKENRSKQVIPHTGGSKPLSRKRHEMFLETGEKPSRGKLYIETHKKKDGSVVNDAAKSTVEQIEVGLTQSSVDESVISPNDVVGRVLGPEHPGRMRCLGMAATPTNTFTSNVVRLSHLSNSSTVPSTSSSNYWQGEYTKLESAFKAYLMMKEGSIPQEVANILGSSNPDVASESDSPFNARGSSGGSNI